The window ATGCGGCATCCAGGTGTGTGATCTTGTTGTATTCCAGATAAACGGTCGACAAGTTCATCATATTAAGGAACATCCCAGGTGGTATTGTCTCCATGTTACAGTGTGCTATGTTTAGATCGATTATTTGATCGATTTCATCGAATACCCTGTCACTGAAATTGAGTTGTGTGTTGTGGGCCAGCGTGAGGGAGCGAAGGGAGGACGAGCGCAGGTCAGGAATGAACACAAGATGGTTGTATGACAAGTCCAGCTCCCTAAAGTCAGACAGTAGCGGCAAGATCGTGGTTGGGAAGCTTGTCAGTTCACTGTGAATTAATGTTAGCATTGTAAGTGTGTCTTTAGATCCGAGGAAGGCATAATCATCCACACGGTTGATCTGTGCGTGCTGAATTACAATTTCTTGAAAAGTAATGCTACCGAACACTCCGTCAGGGAGAAAGCTTATAGGAATAGGATCGTCAGGAGTGCCAGTCATGCTCAGTCTCCGGTAATTCGTGGAGGGAAAATCCGCTTGGAATACTCTCATGAGCTGATCGATGTCCACCACATGCGAGCAGTCCATGTCCAACTCAGGGCTCGGTCCGATTTCAGTACATAAGCAGGGCGCAATGTCCATGTGGAATGGGCAGCTCTGAGCCGAGGTCAGCATAAGCCTCAGCACAGCCATCATCACCATGTAGATACACTTGCTGTTCATGATCACTATTACTTGTCAAACTGTTGCCACTGACTCCCTATCGCCGCCCTGTCCTCGATGCCAGGTAGCTTTGAACTGGCACATATGGCACACACTTGATACTCATTCGATATGGGAAGTCGTCACAGAACACCCTTTTTAAGACAGAGCATTGCGTAGAAAACCATGGCTCAGATCGTAGGTTGTGGGAGGGTCTGCTGCTCCCTATACTGTGTGGACAACAGAGGGTGTAGTCAGTGTTGTGTCTGGCATTGAAACAACAATGCTAACGAAGATTTCATGAGATGTGGTTAAGTACAGTGTTCACAACCAGCAGCGGCAGCACTTATTGCTGTAACAACAATGACGATgatactacaactattactgatAATGcaattttattgccattattattattattgttattattattattattattagtggtagtggtagtaacagtagtagtagtagtagtaatagtagtagtagtagtagtagtagtggtggtggtggtgatggtgataagaaACGTTATCGATATTATAACTGGTGATGTTattcacgtttttttcttttaatttttttttttcacaaagcAGAAAATCGACTCTGTCTTGCCGGTCTTGCTCAAGAAAGAATAACACATTGCAGGAGCGAATAAGAAGTTGGTCTACAAGTACTGACGTCATCGGCAGCCGTCTTCACGCCGCAGCCTACACTCCGCGTCACAGCTCTGAGAAATCCCTCCCACGCCTGGCTTGGTAGTTCAGGTGATTTTGTTCTTGGAAATGTTATTGTCTTTTCAAAGGTAACGGCAGCCACGTCACGTTTTGCGGCAGGCCAGGTTGCCGCCACCAGGAGTGCAGTTCTCACGGATCTTGGTTATCTGCCCTATCATCCATAGTATCTGTGTACGGCGCCTCGTAGACTTGATGAACACCTGCAGTCCTTGAGAATTTTCACCTGCGCATGGATGATAtctgttattaattattatttgttgCTTTGCGAAAATGTTGACAAATTGTTGTTGATCCGTGGTTTTTCTGCACGTGGACAGCCACTGCACCTGTAGTGTAGGACCTATTTCATGCACGAGTACACTTGCTTCTCGCAGTGCACCACTAACACCATGCACGTGTGTTCAGGCAGGCTTCTACTACACACTGATCACAGCACGATGACGTGTGCAGCTGCCTTATTGTTCAGGGCGCTTGCGTCAGAACTACAAAGCAcagtggtgtgtttggtgttgtagATATGGTTAGTATtttgaataaaagtgaaaattttgTCTTACATATCGCATTGTGTCCATCTGTCAGGTTTGAGAGACTGTGACCTGCAGGAGGAATCCTGTAGTCCCTGTGTAATTATAAGAAACCACGTATGTTGACTGAAACACAAGTCCAATTGTAACTAACTGAATAGGAATTAACTtggcacttgagagagagagagagagagagagagagatcagtttgTCGTTTTTACTTTGTTCATTTCCAgcctaaataaataagatatgtTTAAGAGGTTCATATGGAAgtcataaaaagaagcatacaTTTTCCTTTAACACATTTGGAGCTtactattatcacacacacacacacacacacacacacacacacacacacacacacacacacacacacacacacacacacacacacacacacacacacacacacacacacacacacacacacacacaggtggactTTGCTCCTCCTTTGCTTCACACTGTCCCTCGTATCTGTGTATCCAAGGCTGCGAGGAGTGTGCGGCCCCCCGTCGCTATCATTTGTCTGGCTGCAGCTTGAACATCTGCGGAACCTTTCAGTGTTCCCAGCCTTTCCTCGGGCTGAGTAAGTGATCGGGAGTTTGTCTTATGACTATACAGGGTGTCTCGGTCACGAGGATAATACGCAAAATtttaggtaatatttttttttttttcttcctttctttgcatgttttcttttaagGAAAAAATCTGTCATCAACTACCAAGGAATTATTAGATCCACTCTCCTGCTccctcagtcctcctcctcttcctccttccactatGGAGATAGGAGTGGCCGCGGCCTCAGCCCACAGTGTTGATTGGTAATTGGCAGACTTTCCCATGCCAGGCGCCGGCTATGAAGTGAGAGTAAGGGAAGGCCAAAGCCATCTAGAATATTTTCTTTGacgtatgaagaaaaataagtgttaACCCGATAACTCGTTAATGGTTGGTTATGTGTTTGCTTCTTTCATAAAAGAACTGCTCAGGAATTTTTAGATTTCACTTTAATTTTTGCATATGATACCAGGGACACTCTGTGTGTATATACCAAGCCATTACgaaccaaaaggaaaaaaataagacgttaAATTGGTCGTGATAAGTCTCACTAAGATGCATGCCGTCATGCCTGAGCTTAGCCTAAGTTGTAACCAGGCAGTGCTCAACAGATCCGGGTGGCCAGTAGTCCCTcaactatttttatttatttatttatatttttattttattttattttattttattttattttttatttattattattattttttttttcagtgaatgTTATCAGGTGTTCTATATCTTGGGATGGCAAGACTCCCATGGATGGAGCGTGCATCAGGCTGAGTGTGGGGATGAGCAGATGGTAGGCGAGGCTCTCTGTAATCGAGAACAAGAGATATAAAacataatagaaaaatgaaaaaaaaaaaaaaaaacatacaagaacTTGGTAACCTATTTGATTTTGCGAAAAAGCCATCTGGAAATAGATTATCTCAAACAGCTCGATACACTGTCAACTCTGACGCATGACTGACCTGCCAAGCTATTAATAATCTTCAATTgcagcaaaagaagaaaggaaggttttCTGCTGTCACCACAGCCAAAGGCAACACTCAACAACGTCCGCTTTGGAAGTGTTTGAAGATGTAACATAAAAACAGAAGTATTGGGTGCAGGGTATGGTGTTGTAGAAAAATATGGCCGGAGAAATGGATAAAATGAGAAACTAAAGGTATTAAAACTTTTTGTTTGTTACAGAAGCAATAGTCTATATATATGTTGCCACGGGAAGTGATGTCTTGCGAGTTTAATTTACCTTCTCATTTCTGTAGAGTCGTAGACCATTCCACAGTGATATTCACCGTCCCTCGCTGCCTCAATCGACTCCCCATTCACGCATTGTCTTAGCTGGGGAAAAgtcaccactgccgccgccaccaagaGGGAAGGAGCGGTTGCGAGGCTCAACCGCACCTAAGATAAAGCTGAATTAATAATAGAGACGAGGGAGAATTATCATAATGCGTGATTAACTCTGCGCAGCGACCACCACTGAGTACTATATTTGCATGCCATTATGGAGACCGACTCTTGGATGGCATTAATGACAGGAGTGTGGAGGCGCCTGGGAGCCATGGATGGATGAGCCAGTCTGGTGCACCTCTCAGGCTGTTGGAGGTCATTGGTACACACcgccactatatatatatatatatatatatatatatatatatatatatatatatatatatatatatatatatatatatatatatatatatatatatatatgtgtgtgtgtatatatatatatatatatatatatatatatatatatatatatatatatatatatatatatatatatatatatatatatatatatatatatatatatatatatatatatatatatatatatatatatatatatatatatatatatattcctcttttttcataaatGAGAAAGTTTACTATCTAGTTTTGTGCTAAGAAATGCAAGTAGAGAAAGCACCTGGTGAAAGTGGAAAGTTAACACGATGATAAAAATGTTTCCTACAAGTTTTGGAAGCATCGGGTTTGCTGTATGTTAactattgaataaaaaaaattgcacaaAATGCTGATATTTGGTATACTACGATGTTTGATGTGTGACAGTTATAACTTGGTGCACAGTGACGCACAACGATACATGTGGGGAAGCTACAGTGACCCGACCAAGTGTGTTCATGTCGGTACCTTCTCCCCAACGTCCACTACAGTATAAGAAAAAGTTAATGAGTGGCTAGTTGTACTGAAAGCTATGGAGTGTGTGACCAAGATAGCATCAAGCAGCAATGGGTTACGACAGTTTTACCAGCAATGCCCATGGCGGTGATTCCGTATAACCTGCTTAATGAATCGTGTACAAGGCTCCTTAAATCGCAAATCATGCACCGCCTCCCTGACAGCCTCTATTTTCTGGCGGAAAATGACGACCACCCTCCCTGAAGGTCGTTATCCGTAATGCATGCATAATGAGACTTCCAGAGGGCAGTATCGTGGTGATCTTAATTGAAGTGTGGTTTATGACCTTTCTGTGGGTGTCTGTGTGCGGCGCTTGTCACGCTtctcttcacacacaaacacgatgCATAcattttgtcattattgttattgttattattattattattgttattattattatttgtcattattattattattattattattattattattattattgtagttgttgttgttatcattattagcatcatcattgtcatcaccgtcatcaccatattattattagtagtagtagtggtaggaatagtagtagaagtagcaatagtagtagtagtagtagatagcagtagtagtagaaaaagtatcatcatcattattatcatcatcatcatcatcattatcatcattgttagcaagagcaacagtagcagcattaTCGTCATCATGATTATGGTGAGGATAAGCGTCATCCACCAGTAAGCACCGCCTAGCTGAGAAAAATAATATCACTGTAATGGAACTTGTATTTCAGTAAAGGAAACAGAGTAAAAACAAGATGACAAAACAACCAATCTTCTCCAGAATAACAGCATAAAAAGTACATACATATACTAACACTTGTCAGAgtaaacctgagagagagagagagagagagagagatacgggaGTGGGGGATATGAAGACACAAAAGAGGAAACATAAATTTTGAGGAAACGAAgtccatgcattttttttttttcttttcttttttttttcagtccgtGGTACAATAAAGGAGTAGCGGCAACAGGGTCAGTATTATCATTCACACGGAGGTGAGCAAAGGACACGCCCGGGACTCGGTGGCTCAGTGTTCGTCACGCACGATGGCTGCCAAGACGCTGTTTCTTCTGCTCGCTGCCACGCTGACCCAAGTGGCTTTTGGATTCAAACTTGAAGAGTCTGATCCATCCCAGGCAGTGAACGACTGGCCATGTCCTCAACAAAATGACATAAAGCCTTGTGTATGCTACAGAAATAGGGATTTGTTGAGCCTTGATTGCTCTGCTGTAACCAGTGATCTCCAACTACAGTCTGCATTCAAGGCGTATTTCCCATTTGAGAATTTTACTTTGCTGACTATTATTGCAAAACCAAATGAAAAGCGAGTTCCCATCAACTATTTATCCGAAGATATCTTCCAGAATGTGACTTTTGCCAACATCAGGATCAGCCACACCGAACTAAGTTTTATTCATCCAACTGTGTTCGATAAGTCTGCTTCACACCTCAAAACTCTCATTGTAACTGACAGCTTTATCACTCTTTTCCCATTTGACATGGTGGACAAAGCACCATTACTGACGGATCTTCGTGTCTTTAGAAATGAAATCCTGCATCTTCCAGAAATGACTTCTGATTCTTTGACTTACCTACACATCGGTTACAATCCTGGTATACAGTTCGGTGACCATGCTTTTGAGGCTCTGCCAAACTTGGAGTACTTGGTTGCTAATGATATTGCTCTTTCACATGTAGCACAGAATGCATTTATCAAAAACAAAAACCTCAAGTACCTGGACCTGAGTCACAATTCAATAGAAACACTCTACAGAGATTCCATCAAGTTCCAGAGTCCCATTGAAGAAATCAAACTGAATTCAAATAACATCCATACTGTTGAAGTGGGCGCCATTTCAGGTATGTATCCCTCAGGCATTGTACATAGCACACCTTATCTACGTAGCATGATTTCTTCCCAACTAGGAGATGGTAGACTGGTTCTACCAGCCGGAACTCTAAACTTCCAACACTGGAGAAGAAAGGTATCTCATTTACAACTCGTAGGTCTGTGATTCAACCGAATTGGTCAGTTAGTGTTTAGCAACTGCATATTATAATGTAAAGATAACAATTCAATGAAAGTAGTAGAAAGTGTCTCGGAATCTTCTGAGGCCAGAAGATCAGTGCTGCTGGATCAAGAAGAATAAATTCAAAGATAAAGtaacgaaagaaggaataacAACGGTATGCAGCACTTGTAAACAAAGTGGTCTTATGAACAATAATCTCTTGCTGTATCCAAAGAGAAATTACTAATAGAAGGTGCAGTGGATTGAAACGCTGAAGTAAATTTTGATTCGAAATATCCGAATGAACACAGAGAAAGGGGAGGTAAGGTTTAGCATAATATAAACATGCTAGAAAAGATCCCTGATTAAAAGACATCTTACGTTATAAGAGAAATATGGACAAGAGCAGAATACATCACGCACCGAACATTTAATGCTTAGCAATTAGGAAATTAGAGTAGCAGAAAGCTGGACGAGGGTTGATATGGAGAACTGGAATGAGAAGTTTAGCTGAGTTGACGTAGAACAGACGGACAACCGacagtggagatatggagaaggTTAAGAGAGCGTTGTCCTGCACTGGACTCAAACTACACCACCTACTGCTGCCtctgatgatgaggaggaggatgataatgatgtttgtaatagtaatgatagatgttgttgttattattattattattattattattatcatcatcatcatcatcatcatcatcatcatcatcatcatagttattatcattatcaaaagTGTAAATATTGATTAATGGAAATGTGTAGAGGAATATCAACCAATCTTTCAGCCTCCCTTTTTACTGACACACCATTCAGACTTTAATAGTTGGTTCATTGAGTGTTTATCTTAACTTTTAAGGACAATTATAACAAAATAATtgcatgttaaaaaaaatgggGGGCTTGGTTTTACAGCGCTAGGAAGCCCCCCCTATACCATCCTGTGGATGCACAATAACTCTGTGGTGAGCCTCGATCAGACGGTGTGGGAACCGGCCTTCAACAGTGTGCGTGGCCAAGTTCGCACATTTGTATTTGATggtgagtcgtgtgtgtgtgggtaattAGAATATGTATGCATAAGTTGTGAATTTAGAGTCTTGATATCTTGTAGCCGCGGTCCGTCGAGCTGCTGCTCCCTGGCGAACATATTGCTAACTAAAGGTTCAGTTGGACACATCTGATAAATATAatgaagtagtaataatggcaatagtatttgtagtaatagtaataataactattacaattaaaataaaatatattgaCAATgcatataacaataataacaatagttatgataacattaataacaatagtaacgataacaataatagtaataataataatgataattataaaataataatggtaaaaataataataatagtaataataacagcagaatCAGTAGTTAATAGTTGTactgacagtagtagtagtcgtagtaagtagttagtggtagtagtagtactagtagggTTGAGGAgctggtgtctgtgtgtgtgtgtgtgcgcgcgcgtttcCTCACAAATGGATGCCATCCAGCACATTCACATAACATCAAACTTGCCGTATGTGATTTATTGTTTGCCTTAAGCCACGAAACTATTCATTGGGCCtcgcgttttctttttctcctctgtgTGATCGCCAACAATTATGTTatcttcatgaaaaaaaaaaaaaaagtttctaatGAAGGTTCTCTTTACAGATAATCCATTGCTGTGCAGCTGTAACGTTCTGTGGTTGTTGGCGGATAATGACCACAGGGATACCATTAGCACGGGCGCCTATTGCGTTGACACTGGCACTGAAATACATAATGTTGATGTGGGTTTCTTACAGGATAGCTGTTAGAGGAATCCTGTTCCTAATTGCCCTCTATATCTctactatctgtgtgtgtgtgtgtgagagagagagagagagagagagagagattcagaattGGTGTAGCTTGGCAGCATCACAGTATGATTTAATGTATTCATTGATTAGACTCGCTGGCAAATGTGGCTCCTTGATTCGTTAGCGCctatttcaattttctcttgAGATAAGCTGGCTGTATGATtaaagtatttctaaaagaTTATTTCGATCCAGTTTCATATCCTAATTAAAGTATTTAATTGACATTCAAGTGATgaacatgaaggaaagatgtaATGATagcggtctttttttttttttttttttttttttttttttttccaaaccaTTCTCTGTACCATCTCAAGCAGCAAGTCAGTGTTACTGGCATGCTGTGTTTATTGAGCACTCGTAGCTACAACAACCATACACATTCTCCCATCACCGTTAGAAGTAATTGATTGTAACAACGAATCTAGATTTTAATTACTGTAATTAATGACTGTGTTTTGATCTTCCCAGAGAATGACATTTTTAAGTAATCATAACAATTGTTGAAGCCTCGCATTTAGATAAGTAGTAACACTGTGCATGTTATGTACCACGGAAATCCCAACTAGACATGCCAGACAAGGAAACATGTTTCtgttccaacacacacacacacacacacggcccggtagctcagtggttagagcgctggcttcacaagccaaaggaacggggttcgattccccgaccgggtggagatatttgggtgtgtctcctttcacgtgtagcccctgttcacctagcagtgagtaggtacgggatgtaaatcgaggagttgtgaccttgttgtcccggtgtgtggtgtgtgcctggtctcaggcctatctaaatatcggaaataatgagctctgagctcgctccgtagggtaacgtctggctgtctcgtcagagactgcagcagatcaaacagtgaattacacacacacacacacacacacactctctctctctctctctctctctctctctctctctctctctctctctcttcagcaatCATGTAGTAAGGTTTCGTTCAAGTTAAGTTGGAATATACTCAGGCCTTCACGTGAGCGTCACATTGCTCAGGGCAAGGCACTGACGCATCAGGAACCGTGAGAAGAAAGTATTGTCTGAGTATTGTGTGTGCCCGCATGTTGCTTCCTTGCCTACATGTTATTCTCACGTACTTCAGTCTTTTCTTGAAGCTTCAGTTTAATTATGTTGGTGCTCAAAATAAGTAAGACGAGATATAGTTATGAAAGAAAACTGGGACTTTTTGTGAATaactatttatattttatgaaaaggttaaaaggagaaaaactttATTTTCATAATAAGCACAGTGTTAATTCATGTGCTAGTAACTCGCGATTAATAGATCAGAAGTTAAGCTGGGTGACCGTGTGTCGTCCAGTGCACCACAGACCACTCCACCACGGTAAGGACTGACCACCCATCATTGGGATGTGTGGACTGTGGACTCATCTGCTacatcaacagcaacattaCATTGGTTCCTCATTTCTGCGTGTGGCTaattaatgattatgataatagtgatgatgatgataataataataatcatcatttattattattattattattattattattattattattattattattaatgaaatagcaataatggtaataataataataataatgataatttattattattattattattgaagtaccaataatgataataattaaaataccaATAATGATCATTGAAAAAACAAATATGGAGTATGTTAAATATAGAATGAAATGTACATCAAAAAATATGAATTATGGTAATAAAACCATTTAGTGAGATAGGGATATTATGAACTGGCAAGTTTCAGTGTTCTCCAGCTGGGTTAATTCAGAAGCTGGTGAGCATCGTCtggcggtacagagtagtcgtctgtACCTAATGATTAGCCGTGGTTTTATCCCTCCTAgtattttctgttgttattttgttgtgttgatTTATTGATAGTTACTTGACTTTATATGACTGCGATCATTTAACAGAGCAAAATATCATCACCTTCATGAAATAATCAactgcctaattttttttttttttttttttttttttaatcatttctgGATTTGTCTCAGTGAGTTCTTCCTAGCCTAGTGAACCCATTGATATATTTGTCTAAACCGTTAGTTGATTATGTATAACAGTGAAATATATGTTatagatatgaaaaatatataaaacttttttttttttttttttttttttttttttttgtgtgtgtgtgtgtgtttcactgtttgatctgctgcagtctctgacgagacagccagacgttaccctacggaacgagctcagagctcattatttccgatcttcggataggcctgagaccagccacacaccacacaccgggacaacaaggtcacaactcctcgatttacatcccgtacctactcactgctaggtgagcaggggtacacgtgaaaggagacacacccaaatatctccacccggccggggaatcgaaccccggtcctctggcttgtgaagccagcgctctaatcactgagctaccgtgtgtgtgtgtgtgtgtgtgtgagacagtaTAGTTGCCTGGTGCACCAAGGTCGTGTAGTGCTGGCGCCAACCTAAGTCCGGTTCTGGAAGATTACTACCCTTTACTGGGAACTGAGCGTTAATGGTTCCGTCGCTGTCTGACAATGACAGATCAGATAATCAAAAAATATCATTTTAAGGCTATCATGATGACCCAGTCCGATGTCTGGTACTTGCAAGCCATGTTTGATCAAGGTCATTATGAAAGCCTTAAAATAATAGTTTATGATCTTCTGATCCGTCAATGTCAAGCAACGACAGAACGGTTAACGATAAGTTCCCAGTGGAGTGTAATCTTCAAAGTGAAGTAAGTAATCTTCCAGAATCAGAAATGTAACACAGTGAAAAGGTTGGCGCCAGCATTGCACGACGTACAGTACTTCCCTAACCTTTATCCTTCTTCGTGTTTCCCGTACTAGTGATGTTTGATTGTTTTATTACCCTAAAAGTGTTTTGGTATGAAGGATGAGGAACCAGTACAGTCAAGATTTGGTAAATTTGTGTTGCCAGTGAATCCATCCTAACCCGTAACATTTGCTTTGCttgcatgcacacacgcactcgCCCACACGTACGCGTCgtacatacatagatatatacatacCTCACTGATACACATCATCCTCTTTACAATTACCATATCGTGAATCATTGTAAAATTGTATTATGTGATCCAGCTCAATAAGACAGACTAAGTAGATGTTATCAGGTTTTGGATAAAACATAGGGGATTAGAGAAtattcttgtttgtgtgtgtgtgtgtgtgtgtgttaggtaagCCATAAGTGCAAGATAAGTGGGCTACAGAGTTTCACTTTGCCTTAGACTTCCAATTCACCTACATACTGATCGATaagtaatgtaaaaaatatatatatttgaaagtGGGACATGAAAAATAgtttctccccccctcctctctctctctctctctctctctctctctctctctctctctctctctctctctctctctctctctctctcgtgttataTGTGTTGTGGTCGTCTTAACACATCAAAGACGGTGGCAACATTTTACGCCTCACCGTGGTGTTAGCGCTAGCCGCGAGTGTGCGTCATCAGCTTCATGGTATTGCCTTATCTTTACTTTTTGAGTG of the Portunus trituberculatus isolate SZX2019 chromosome 42, ASM1759143v1, whole genome shotgun sequence genome contains:
- the LOC123517454 gene encoding oplophorus-luciferin 2-monooxygenase non-catalytic subunit-like isoform X1; this encodes MNSKCIYMVMMAVLRLMLTSAQSCPFHMDIAPCLCTEIGPSPELDMDCSHVVDIDQLMRVFQADFPSTNYRRLSMTGTPDDPIPISFLPDGVFGSITFQEIVIQHAQINRVDDYAFLGSKDTLTMLTLIHSELTSFPTTILPLLSDFRELDLSYNHLVFIPDLRSSSLRSLTLAHNTQLNFSDRVFDEIDQIIDLNIAHCNMETIPPGMFLNMMNLSTVYLEYNKITHLDAASLHFTSEVIEEVVLSGNQISAAEPNFFSGTGKHTYLELLNNQITTLGEASWRPVFHAISEHGDGLVMLDGNPLDCGCSLAWLVTSSSFLSHLALGATCANGTAIHDLNPSAFDHNCGR
- the LOC123517454 gene encoding oplophorus-luciferin 2-monooxygenase non-catalytic subunit-like isoform X2, with translation MNSKCIYMVMMAVLRLMLTSAQSCPFHMDIAPCLCTEIGPSPELDMDCSHVVDIDQLMRVFQADFPSTNYRRLSMTGTPDDPIPISFLPDGVFGSITFQEIVIQHAQINRVDDYAFLGSKDTLTMLTLIHSELTSFPTTILPLLSDFRELDLSYNHLVFIPDLRSSSLRSLTLAHNTQLNFSDRVFDEIDQIIDLNIAHCNMETIPPGMFLNMMNLSTVYLEYNKITHLDAASLHFTRTGKHTYLELLNNQITTLGEASWRPVFHAISEHGDGLVMLDGNPLDCGCSLAWLVTSSSFLSHLALGATCANGTAIHDLNPSAFDHNCGR
- the LOC123517453 gene encoding oplophorus-luciferin 2-monooxygenase non-catalytic subunit-like translates to MAAKTLFLLLAATLTQVAFGFKLEESDPSQAVNDWPCPQQNDIKPCVCYRNRDLLSLDCSAVTSDLQLQSAFKAYFPFENFTLLTIIAKPNEKRVPINYLSEDIFQNVTFANIRISHTELSFIHPTVFDKSASHLKTLIVTDSFITLFPFDMVDKAPLLTDLRVFRNEILHLPEMTSDSLTYLHIGYNPGIQFGDHAFEALPNLEYLVANDIALSHVAQNAFIKNKNLKYLDLSHNSIETLYRDSIKFQSPIEEIKLNSNNIHTVEVGAISALGSPPYTILWMHNNSVVSLDQTVWEPAFNSVRGQVRTFVFDDNPLLCSCNVLWLLADNDHRDTISTGAYCVDTGTEIHNVDVGFLQDSC